Proteins encoded within one genomic window of Bradyrhizobium sp. CB1717:
- a CDS encoding homospermidine synthase, producing the protein MSPPSQIYAKITGPIVMVGFGSIGKGTLPMIERHLDYDKSRVTVIDPKDEGRKAHCEKQNVRFIQKAVTKDNYRELLTPLLTEGGGQGFCVNLSVDTGSTDIMELCNELGALYIDTVNEPWLGFYFDASKGPEARSNYALREVTLAAKKARPAGSTTAVSCCGANPGMVSFFVKQALLNVAADLKLNAPRPKTKAEWADLMRQAGIKGIHIAERDTQRSKKPKEPDVFVNTWSVEGFLSEGVQPSELGWGTHEKWMPENARTHEAGCGAAIYLMQPGANTRVRTWCPTRGAQYGFLVTHNESISISDYFTVRDASGKAVYRPTCHYAYHPADDAVLSLHEMFGRAAKMQEKHHILDENEIVDGIDELGVLLFGHDNNAYWYGSQLSIEETRALAPYQNATGLQVTSAVLGGMVWALENPNEGIVEADEMDFDRLLEIQLPYLGPVKGFYTDWTPLTDRPGLFPEDIDTSDPWQFRNILVR; encoded by the coding sequence ATGAGCCCTCCCTCGCAGATCTACGCGAAGATCACCGGTCCCATCGTTATGGTCGGCTTCGGCTCCATCGGCAAAGGCACGTTGCCGATGATCGAGCGGCATCTCGATTACGACAAGTCGCGCGTCACCGTGATCGACCCCAAGGACGAGGGCCGCAAGGCGCATTGCGAGAAGCAGAATGTGCGCTTCATCCAGAAGGCCGTGACGAAAGACAATTACCGCGAGCTGCTGACCCCGCTGCTCACCGAAGGCGGCGGCCAGGGCTTTTGCGTCAATCTGTCGGTCGATACCGGCTCGACCGACATCATGGAGCTCTGCAACGAGCTCGGCGCTCTCTATATCGACACCGTCAACGAGCCCTGGCTCGGCTTCTATTTCGATGCGTCGAAGGGCCCGGAAGCGCGCTCCAACTACGCGCTGCGCGAAGTGACGCTAGCCGCCAAGAAGGCGCGCCCGGCGGGCTCGACCACGGCCGTCTCCTGCTGCGGCGCCAATCCCGGCATGGTCTCCTTCTTCGTCAAGCAGGCGCTGCTCAATGTCGCCGCCGACCTGAAGCTCAATGCCCCCCGTCCGAAGACCAAGGCCGAGTGGGCCGATCTGATGCGGCAGGCCGGCATCAAGGGCATCCACATCGCCGAACGCGACACCCAGCGCTCGAAGAAGCCGAAGGAGCCCGACGTCTTCGTCAACACCTGGTCGGTGGAAGGTTTCCTGTCGGAAGGCGTGCAGCCGTCCGAGCTCGGCTGGGGCACTCACGAGAAGTGGATGCCCGAAAATGCGCGGACCCACGAGGCCGGCTGCGGTGCTGCCATCTATCTGATGCAGCCCGGTGCCAACACGCGCGTGCGCACCTGGTGCCCGACCCGCGGCGCGCAATACGGCTTCCTCGTCACCCACAACGAGTCGATCTCGATCTCCGATTACTTCACGGTGCGTGATGCATCGGGCAAGGCGGTCTACCGGCCGACCTGCCACTATGCCTATCATCCGGCCGACGATGCCGTGCTGTCGCTGCATGAGATGTTCGGCCGCGCCGCGAAGATGCAGGAGAAGCACCACATCCTCGACGAGAACGAGATCGTCGACGGCATCGACGAGCTCGGCGTGCTGCTGTTCGGCCACGACAACAATGCCTATTGGTACGGCTCGCAGCTCTCCATCGAGGAGACCCGCGCGCTCGCGCCCTACCAGAACGCCACCGGCCTGCAGGTGACCTCCGCCGTGCTCGGCGGCATGGTCTGGGCGCTGGAAAACCCGAACGAGGGCATCGTCGAAGCCGACGAAATGGATTTCGATCGCCTGCTGGAAATCCAGCTGCCCTATCTCGGCCCGGTGAAGGGTTTCTACACCGACTGGACGCCGCTGACGGATCGTCCGGGACTGTTCCCGGAGGATATCGACACCAGCGATCCCTGGCAGTTCCGGAATATCTTGGTGCGGTGA
- a CDS encoding RidA family protein: MSRRLISTGSPLEKTVGYSRAVIDGEFAFVAGTTGYDYTTMTMPADVTSQSRNCFKTIEAALKEGGFEMADIVRATYYVTDASYIDAHFAVCGEVLGDIRPAATLLVVTALAKPEMKVEIEVTAKRRSA, from the coding sequence ATGTCCCGTCGCCTGATTTCCACCGGCTCCCCGCTCGAGAAGACCGTCGGCTACAGCCGCGCCGTGATCGACGGCGAGTTCGCCTTCGTCGCGGGAACCACGGGCTATGACTACACCACGATGACGATGCCGGCCGATGTCACGAGCCAGTCACGCAACTGCTTCAAGACCATCGAAGCCGCCCTGAAGGAGGGCGGATTCGAAATGGCCGATATCGTCCGTGCGACCTACTACGTCACCGACGCCAGCTACATCGATGCCCACTTCGCCGTCTGCGGTGAAGTCCTCGGCGACATCAGGCCGGCTGCGACGTTGCTGGTCGTCACCGCTCTCGCCAAGCCCGAGATGAAGGTCGAGATCGAAGTCACCGCCAAGCGCCGCAGCGCCTGA
- a CDS encoding N-acetyltransferase, with translation MTAFRKPQVALTSKAAPFAIRAERAVDVAAREALLDACFGENRHDRTCQRLRDGRAPATGLALSAMREGTLVGTVRLWHVSAGGRPALVLGPLAVDPACRELGIGAALMHQALAAARARGHEAVILLGDAPYYARFGFAAEKTGALVLPGPFERDRLLAIEFAEGALDGAAGMIVPTGAALPKRRSVRPLQAQAA, from the coding sequence ATGACTGCTTTTCGGAAGCCACAAGTCGCCCTCACCTCGAAAGCCGCTCCGTTCGCGATCCGTGCGGAACGTGCTGTCGACGTCGCCGCCCGTGAAGCGCTGCTGGATGCCTGCTTTGGCGAGAACCGCCATGACCGCACCTGCCAGCGCCTGCGCGACGGACGCGCGCCCGCCACAGGCCTTGCCCTGTCGGCGATGCGCGAGGGCACGCTCGTGGGAACCGTGCGGCTGTGGCATGTCAGCGCCGGAGGCAGGCCCGCTCTGGTCCTCGGACCATTGGCGGTGGACCCTGCCTGCCGCGAGCTCGGGATCGGCGCCGCGCTGATGCATCAAGCGCTGGCCGCCGCCCGGGCGCGCGGGCATGAAGCCGTGATCCTGCTCGGCGATGCCCCATATTACGCCCGCTTCGGCTTCGCGGCCGAGAAGACCGGCGCCCTGGTGCTGCCCGGCCCGTTCGAGCGCGACCGCCTGCTGGCGATCGAATTCGCCGAAGGTGCGCTCGATGGGGCCGCCGGGATGATCGTCCCGACCGGCGCGGCCCTGCCCAAACGGAGGTCGGTTCGTCCCCTCCAGGCGCAGGCGGCCTAA
- a CDS encoding type III PLP-dependent enzyme produces the protein MTERIQEFLRNRRKEGLDTEPCLVVDLEVVRDNYQSFAKALPDSRVFYAVKANPAPEVLSLLASMGSCFDTATVAEIEMALTAGATPDRISFGNTIKKERDIARAFALGIRLFAVDCVPEVEKVARAAPGAKVFCRILYDCAGAEWPLSRKFGCDPEMAVEVLDVAKRLGLEPCGISFHVGSQQRKVKAWDRALAMASQVFRDCAERGINLSMVNMGGGFPTKYLKDVPPVVTYGRSIFRALRKHFGNQIPETIIEPGRGMVGNAGVIESEVVLISKKSDEDEVRWVYLDIGKFGGLAETMDESIRYAIRTRHDGADMTPCVLAGPTCDSADVLYEKSPYPLPVTLEIGDKVLIEGTGAYTSTYSSVAFNGIPPLKTYHI, from the coding sequence ATGACCGAACGAATCCAGGAATTCCTGCGTAACCGCCGCAAGGAAGGTCTCGACACCGAGCCGTGCCTCGTCGTCGACCTCGAGGTCGTGCGCGACAATTACCAGAGCTTCGCCAAGGCGCTGCCCGACAGCCGCGTGTTCTACGCCGTCAAGGCGAACCCGGCGCCGGAAGTGCTCTCGCTGCTGGCCTCCATGGGCTCCTGCTTCGACACCGCGACCGTCGCCGAGATCGAGATGGCGCTGACCGCTGGTGCGACGCCCGACCGCATCTCCTTCGGCAACACGATCAAGAAGGAGCGCGACATCGCGCGCGCCTTCGCGCTCGGCATCCGGCTGTTCGCGGTGGATTGCGTCCCCGAGGTCGAGAAGGTCGCCCGTGCCGCTCCCGGCGCGAAGGTGTTCTGCCGCATCCTCTATGACTGTGCCGGCGCCGAATGGCCGCTGTCGCGCAAGTTCGGCTGCGACCCGGAAATGGCCGTCGAGGTGCTCGACGTCGCCAAGCGCCTGGGCCTGGAGCCGTGCGGCATCTCCTTCCATGTCGGTTCGCAGCAGCGCAAGGTGAAGGCGTGGGACCGTGCGCTGGCGATGGCCTCGCAGGTATTCCGCGACTGCGCCGAGCGCGGCATCAACCTCTCCATGGTCAACATGGGCGGCGGCTTCCCGACCAAGTACCTGAAGGACGTGCCGCCGGTCGTCACCTACGGCCGTTCGATCTTCCGCGCGCTGCGCAAGCACTTCGGCAACCAGATTCCGGAGACCATCATCGAGCCGGGCCGCGGCATGGTGGGCAACGCCGGCGTCATCGAATCCGAGGTCGTGCTGATCTCGAAGAAGAGCGACGAGGACGAAGTGCGCTGGGTCTACCTCGACATCGGCAAGTTCGGCGGTCTCGCCGAGACGATGGACGAGTCGATCCGTTATGCCATCCGCACCCGTCACGACGGCGCGGACATGACGCCGTGCGTGCTCGCCGGTCCGACCTGCGACAGCGCCGACGTGCTGTACGAGAAGAGCCCGTATCCGCTCCCCGTCACGCTCGAGATCGGCGACAAGGTGCTGATCGAAGGCACCGGGGCCTATACGTCGACCTACTCGTCGGTGGCGTTCAACGGCATTCCGCCGCTGAAGACGTACCACATCTAA
- a CDS encoding M3 family metallopeptidase, giving the protein MSEPRQTTDSGINPLLKAWVTPFATPPFDEITPEHFLPAFEQAFADHSAEIAAITNDPAAPDFANTITALERSGKLLSKVAAVFYDLVSAHSNPAILEIDKEVSLRMARHWNPIMMNAVLFGRIAQLHENRTALGLSPEQLRLLERTYTRFHRAGAGLSEEAKVRMAEINERLAQLGTGFSHHLLGDEQDWFMELGEADRQGLPESFVAAAKAAADERGMAGKAIVTLSRSSVETFLKSSARRDLREKVYKAFIARGDNGNANDNNATIVEVLKLREESANLLGYPTYAAYRLEDSMAKTPEAVRSLLERVWKPARARALADRDEMQALITEEGGNFKLAPWDWRFYAEKLRLQRANFDDSAIKPYLALDHMIAAAFDCATRLFGVTFEERKDVPVWHPDVRVWEMKGPDGKHKALFYGDYFARPSKRSGAWMTSLRDQQKLDGDVAPLILNICNFAKGADGEPSLLSPDDARTLFHEFGHGLHGMLSNVTYPSLSGTSVFTDFVELPSQLYEHWQERPEVLQKFARHYQTGAPLPDDLLQRFLAARKFNQGFATVEFVSSALVDLEFHTQPAAAAQDVRAFEKKELEKIGMPEEIALRHRPTQFGHIFTGDHYAAGYYSYMWSEVMDADAFGAFEEAGNIFDPAVAKRLHDDIYSSGGSVDPEAAYEAFRGRPPEPDALLRRRGLLDDAKAA; this is encoded by the coding sequence ATGTCAGAACCCCGCCAAACCACGGACTCCGGGATCAATCCGCTGCTGAAGGCCTGGGTGACGCCGTTTGCGACCCCGCCGTTCGACGAGATCACGCCGGAGCACTTCCTCCCGGCCTTCGAGCAGGCCTTCGCCGATCATTCCGCCGAGATCGCGGCGATCACCAACGATCCCGCGGCGCCCGACTTCGCCAACACCATCACGGCGCTGGAGCGCTCCGGCAAGCTGCTGAGCAAGGTTGCGGCGGTGTTCTACGACCTCGTCTCGGCGCATTCCAACCCGGCCATCCTGGAGATCGACAAGGAAGTCTCCTTGCGGATGGCGCGGCACTGGAATCCGATCATGATGAACGCCGTGCTGTTTGGTCGCATCGCCCAGCTGCACGAGAACCGCACCGCGCTCGGTCTTTCGCCCGAGCAGCTCCGCCTGCTGGAGCGCACCTACACCCGCTTCCACCGCGCCGGCGCCGGCCTCTCCGAAGAGGCCAAGGTCCGGATGGCCGAGATCAACGAGAGGCTGGCCCAGCTCGGCACCGGCTTCAGCCATCATCTGCTCGGTGACGAGCAGGACTGGTTCATGGAGCTCGGGGAGGCCGATCGCCAGGGCCTGCCTGAGAGCTTCGTCGCCGCCGCCAAGGCCGCGGCGGACGAGCGCGGCATGGCCGGCAAGGCCATCGTCACGCTGTCGCGCTCCTCGGTCGAGACGTTCCTGAAGAGCTCGGCCCGGCGCGACCTGCGCGAGAAGGTCTACAAGGCCTTCATCGCCCGCGGCGACAACGGCAATGCCAACGACAACAACGCGACCATCGTCGAGGTCCTGAAGCTGCGCGAGGAGAGCGCCAACCTCCTGGGCTACCCGACCTACGCCGCCTACCGCCTCGAGGACTCCATGGCCAAGACGCCGGAGGCGGTGCGGAGCCTCCTGGAGCGAGTCTGGAAGCCGGCCCGCGCCCGGGCGCTCGCCGACCGCGACGAGATGCAGGCGCTGATCACGGAAGAGGGCGGCAATTTCAAGCTCGCGCCCTGGGACTGGCGCTTCTACGCCGAGAAGCTGCGCCTGCAGCGGGCCAATTTCGACGATTCCGCGATCAAGCCGTACCTCGCGCTCGACCACATGATCGCCGCCGCGTTCGACTGCGCCACGCGCCTGTTCGGCGTCACCTTCGAGGAGCGCAAGGACGTTCCGGTCTGGCACCCCGACGTCCGGGTCTGGGAGATGAAGGGGCCGGACGGCAAGCACAAGGCGTTGTTCTACGGCGACTACTTCGCCCGGCCGTCGAAGCGCTCCGGCGCCTGGATGACCTCGCTGCGCGACCAGCAGAAGCTCGACGGCGACGTCGCGCCGCTCATTCTCAACATCTGCAATTTCGCCAAGGGCGCCGACGGCGAGCCCTCGCTGCTGTCGCCCGACGACGCCCGCACCCTGTTCCACGAGTTCGGCCACGGCCTGCACGGCATGCTCTCCAACGTGACCTATCCCTCGCTGTCGGGCACCTCGGTGTTCACCGACTTCGTCGAGCTGCCGTCGCAGCTCTACGAGCACTGGCAGGAGCGGCCCGAGGTGCTGCAGAAGTTCGCCCGTCACTACCAGACCGGCGCGCCGCTGCCCGACGACCTGCTCCAGCGCTTCCTGGCCGCGCGAAAGTTCAACCAGGGCTTTGCCACGGTCGAGTTCGTCTCCTCGGCGCTGGTCGATCTCGAGTTCCACACCCAGCCGGCTGCCGCCGCGCAGGATGTCCGCGCCTTCGAGAAAAAGGAGCTGGAGAAGATCGGCATGCCCGAGGAGATCGCGCTGCGTCACCGGCCCACGCAGTTCGGTCACATCTTCACCGGCGACCACTACGCCGCCGGCTATTACAGCTACATGTGGTCGGAGGTGATGGACGCCGACGCCTTCGGCGCGTTCGAGGAGGCCGGCAACATCTTTGATCCGGCCGTCGCAAAGCGCCTGCACGACGACATCTATTCGTCGGGCGGATCGGTCGATCCGGAAGCCGCCTACGAGGCGTTCCGCGGCCGCCCGCCGGAGCCCGACGCGCTGCTCCGCCGTCGCGGCCTGCTCGACGACGCCAAGGCGGCCTGA
- a CDS encoding DUF1007 family protein codes for MRMRRLLGLLLAAGLTLAAGAASAHPHVWITATSELLYAADGSITGVRHAWTFDDMFSAYAVQGLESKTKGAYTREELGPLAQTNVESLKEYAYFTFAKADGKKERFNEPVDYFLDYKDTVLTLHFTLPLKNPVKPRQLVLEVFDRSFFIDFQMAKDNPVKLVGAPAGCQMKLDRPSDGSATAQKLNEQTFLNGENSNFGMMFANKITVDCP; via the coding sequence ATGCGCATGCGCCGCCTGTTAGGTCTGCTGCTCGCCGCCGGCCTCACGCTTGCGGCGGGCGCGGCGAGCGCGCATCCGCATGTCTGGATCACCGCGACCAGCGAATTGCTCTATGCCGCCGACGGCAGCATCACCGGCGTGCGCCACGCCTGGACCTTCGACGACATGTTCTCGGCCTATGCGGTGCAGGGGCTCGAGAGCAAGACCAAGGGCGCCTATACGCGCGAGGAGCTCGGGCCGCTGGCGCAGACCAATGTCGAGTCGCTGAAGGAATATGCCTATTTCACCTTCGCCAAGGCTGACGGCAAGAAGGAGCGGTTCAACGAGCCGGTCGACTATTTCCTCGACTACAAGGACACGGTCCTGACCCTGCACTTCACGCTGCCGCTGAAGAACCCGGTCAAGCCGAGGCAATTGGTGCTCGAAGTGTTCGACCGCTCCTTCTTCATCGACTTCCAGATGGCCAAGGACAATCCGGTCAAGCTGGTCGGCGCGCCCGCGGGTTGCCAGATGAAGCTCGACCGTCCCAGCGACGGCTCGGCCACCGCCCAGAAGCTGAACGAGCAGACTTTCCTGAACGGCGAGAACAGCAATTTCGGCATGATGTTCGCCAACAAGATCACGGTGGATTGCCCTTGA
- a CDS encoding nickel/cobalt transporter — protein sequence MKQHLSPLTRGLIACAAVLLVMVAADAALHDLLAQNPFGAPRPAQAAEPEAGGLIGWLLAKQSEFYRQMSSTIRAAKSDGSAVWTLLFISFAYGIFHAAGPGHGKAVIASYLVANRETARRGIALSFASALMQSLVAILIVGISAWVLNATAKTMCKAEGAIEIASYALIALFGLRLVWVKGRTFLRALQAAQPVPAIAGVPHDHHDHGHHHHHDAHDHHEHDHHHDHDHAHAHAHAHDHHGHDHVHDEHCGHSHGPTPSELAGPGGWRRGFAAILTVGIRPCSGAILVLVFALAQSLFWAGIAATFLMGLGTAITVAAIAVIAVSAKDVAARLSAGRDGGGALFMRGIEFGAAALVLLFGVGLLFGYIAAERTTCF from the coding sequence TTGAAGCAGCATCTCTCCCCGCTCACCCGCGGGCTGATCGCCTGCGCTGCCGTTCTGCTGGTCATGGTCGCGGCCGATGCCGCGCTTCACGATCTGCTCGCGCAAAACCCCTTTGGCGCGCCGCGGCCGGCGCAGGCGGCCGAACCCGAGGCCGGCGGCCTGATTGGCTGGCTCCTGGCAAAGCAGTCGGAATTCTATCGCCAGATGTCGTCGACCATCCGCGCCGCGAAGTCCGACGGCTCGGCGGTGTGGACGCTGCTGTTCATCTCGTTCGCCTATGGCATCTTCCACGCCGCCGGTCCCGGCCATGGCAAGGCGGTGATCGCCTCTTATCTCGTCGCCAACCGCGAGACCGCGCGGCGCGGCATCGCGCTGTCCTTTGCCTCGGCGCTGATGCAGTCGCTGGTGGCGATCCTGATCGTCGGTATCTCCGCCTGGGTGCTGAATGCGACCGCCAAGACGATGTGCAAGGCGGAAGGGGCGATCGAGATCGCGAGCTACGCCCTGATCGCGCTGTTCGGCCTGCGCCTCGTCTGGGTCAAGGGCCGCACCTTCCTCCGCGCGCTGCAGGCGGCCCAGCCGGTGCCGGCGATCGCGGGCGTGCCGCATGACCATCATGATCACGGCCATCACCATCATCACGATGCGCATGATCATCATGAGCACGATCATCATCATGATCATGATCATGCACATGCCCATGCCCATGCCCATGACCATCACGGGCATGACCACGTCCATGACGAGCATTGCGGCCATTCCCACGGCCCCACCCCGAGCGAGCTCGCCGGCCCCGGCGGCTGGCGGCGCGGCTTCGCGGCGATCCTCACCGTCGGCATCCGCCCCTGCTCGGGCGCGATCCTGGTCCTGGTGTTCGCGCTGGCCCAGAGCCTGTTCTGGGCCGGCATCGCCGCAACCTTCCTGATGGGGCTCGGCACCGCGATCACGGTCGCGGCCATCGCTGTTATCGCCGTCTCCGCCAAGGACGTCGCCGCGCGCCTCAGCGCAGGCCGCGACGGCGGCGGCGCGCTGTTCATGCGCGGCATCGAGTTCGGCGCCGCCGCCCTCGTGCTGCTGTTCGGCGTCGGCCTGTTGTTCGGCTACATCGCGGCCGAACGGACGACGTGTTTTTGA
- a CDS encoding thioesterase family protein — MSREQFWFFHPFRVRYSEIDGQGVVFNAHYLTYFDTTITEYFRALGYDQYADAKATGIDFHVVKSLIEYKAPVRFDWELDVGARVARIGNSSLVFELAIFRKGGADALVSGEIVWVYTNQETHRPVPIPAWIRDLIATRERHLSA, encoded by the coding sequence ATGTCGCGCGAACAATTCTGGTTCTTTCACCCGTTCCGGGTGCGCTATTCCGAGATCGACGGCCAGGGCGTCGTCTTCAACGCGCATTACCTGACCTATTTCGACACCACCATCACCGAATATTTCCGCGCGCTGGGCTACGACCAGTATGCGGACGCAAAGGCGACCGGCATCGATTTCCATGTCGTGAAGTCGCTGATCGAATACAAGGCGCCGGTCCGGTTCGACTGGGAGCTCGACGTCGGCGCGCGCGTGGCGCGGATCGGCAATTCGAGCCTCGTTTTCGAGCTTGCCATTTTCCGGAAAGGTGGCGCGGACGCGCTGGTGAGCGGCGAGATCGTGTGGGTCTACACCAATCAGGAAACCCATCGGCCGGTGCCGATCCCGGCATGGATCCGCGATCTCATCGCCACGCGGGAACGCCATCTTTCGGCGTG